The following proteins come from a genomic window of Vallitaleaceae bacterium 9-2:
- a CDS encoding GNAT family N-acetyltransferase, protein MSSKNYELRPLQWDTDYFGISSARVNLSGIVDERGQEKIVEFCKGYDFITISNLDNIKENNHWIGNRTIAFLADMNIQFLKVLADKLDYQDEKTYVVNSLSRNEQIVDIARKSFNHSRFFNDPKLPQEQAESIYLHWTKCAFGQENKYFVISEREGNIAGYILFSINEDSSVIELIAVDEKYQGQKVGKSLIHTMESFVIDQGIKKIKVGTQVNNISAAQFYNAMGFKYVSCGSMYHLWRR, encoded by the coding sequence ATGTCTAGTAAAAATTATGAGCTAAGGCCACTACAGTGGGACACTGATTACTTTGGCATAAGTTCAGCCAGAGTGAATCTTAGTGGCATTGTAGATGAGAGAGGTCAAGAAAAGATAGTAGAGTTTTGCAAAGGCTATGACTTTATTACAATCTCTAACCTTGACAACATAAAAGAGAATAACCACTGGATAGGCAATAGAACTATTGCTTTTCTTGCTGATATGAACATTCAGTTCCTTAAAGTCTTGGCAGATAAGCTAGACTATCAAGATGAGAAAACTTATGTTGTGAATAGCTTATCTAGGAATGAACAGATTGTTGATATTGCGAGGAAGTCATTTAACCATTCTAGGTTTTTCAATGATCCGAAGCTACCTCAAGAACAAGCTGAGAGTATTTATCTTCACTGGACTAAGTGTGCTTTTGGGCAGGAAAATAAGTACTTTGTTATTTCAGAGAGAGAAGGAAATATAGCAGGTTATATACTCTTCTCTATAAATGAAGACAGTAGCGTTATTGAACTTATTGCTGTTGATGAAAAGTATCAAGGCCAAAAAGTTGGAAAGTCATTGATTCACACAATGGAATCATTTGTTATAGATCAAGGAATTAAAAAAATCAAAGTTGGAACACAGGTGAATAACATATCTGCAGCACAGTTTTATAATGCTATGGGATTTAAGTATGTGAGCTGCGGGAGTATGTATCATTTGTGGAGAAGATGA
- a CDS encoding DegT/DnrJ/EryC1/StrS family aminotransferase — protein sequence MTELRNIPFSPPDISDEEINEVVDTLKSGWITTGPKTKLFEKQIAEYCNTSKAVALNSATAAMEMTLRLLDIGPGDEVITCAYTYSASASVITHVGAKVVLVDSGKDSFHIDYDGIADAITEKTKAIIPVDIAGVMCDYDRIFEAVESKKQLFNSSNDLQKAFGRVVVVADAAHSIGATYKGKMSGEVADFTSFSFHAVKNLTTAEGGMVTWRDIDGFDSEEIYKQYMLLSLHGQSKDALAKTKLGAWEYDIVAPNYKCNMTDIMASLGLAQFKRYPGIVERRKEIIEKYDALLSQLNVRPMNHYDHGYASSGHLYLLRLNGKGEAFRNDVITKMAEKGVSTNVHYKPLPMHSAYKNLGFKMEDYPNAFDMYKNEITLPLHTLLTDEDIEYVVGRLKESIDELK from the coding sequence ATGACTGAATTGAGAAACATTCCATTTTCACCACCAGATATTTCAGATGAAGAGATCAATGAAGTAGTAGATACATTAAAGTCTGGTTGGATTACAACAGGGCCTAAAACCAAATTATTCGAAAAGCAAATTGCTGAGTATTGTAATACATCTAAAGCAGTTGCGCTCAATTCAGCGACAGCTGCAATGGAGATGACTTTAAGGCTCCTTGATATTGGACCAGGAGATGAAGTCATTACCTGTGCATATACTTATTCTGCATCTGCGAGTGTTATCACTCATGTAGGTGCCAAAGTCGTTCTAGTAGACTCAGGAAAGGACTCTTTCCATATTGACTATGATGGTATTGCTGATGCAATCACAGAGAAGACAAAGGCGATCATACCTGTAGACATAGCAGGTGTAATGTGTGATTACGATAGAATTTTTGAAGCTGTTGAAAGTAAGAAGCAACTATTTAATTCTTCGAATGACCTTCAAAAGGCATTTGGTAGAGTAGTTGTCGTTGCTGATGCAGCCCACTCTATAGGAGCTACTTATAAAGGAAAGATGAGTGGCGAAGTTGCTGACTTCACATCTTTCTCTTTTCATGCTGTAAAGAATTTAACTACAGCAGAAGGTGGTATGGTTACTTGGAGAGATATTGATGGCTTTGATAGTGAAGAGATTTATAAACAGTATATGCTTCTTTCCCTTCATGGGCAATCAAAGGATGCACTGGCTAAGACTAAACTAGGTGCTTGGGAATATGACATCGTGGCTCCAAACTATAAATGTAATATGACTGATATCATGGCATCACTAGGACTTGCACAGTTCAAGAGGTATCCAGGAATAGTTGAAAGAAGAAAAGAGATTATAGAGAAGTATGATGCTTTATTGAGCCAATTAAATGTAAGGCCTATGAACCATTATGATCATGGTTATGCTTCTTCTGGGCATCTGTATTTATTAAGACTTAATGGCAAAGGCGAAGCATTTAGAAATGATGTGATTACTAAGATGGCTGAGAAAGGTGTTTCAACAAATGTTCACTACAAGCCACTTCCAATGCACTCTGCTTATAAGAATTTAGGGTTTAAAATGGAAGATTATCCGAATGCATTTGATATGTACAAGAATGAGATTACATTGCCGCTTCATACTTTATTGACGGATGAGGATATAGAGTATGTGGTTGGTAGATTAAAAGAGTCGATAGATGAGCTTAAGTAA
- a CDS encoding nucleotide sugar dehydrogenase, whose product MNNIKKKLMDKTATLGVVGLGYVGLPLAVEKAKAGFKTIGFDVQESKVEMVNAGKNYIGDVVNEDLEEIVKSGLLSATTDFAQVASADCVCIAVPTPLDVYQQPDISYVKASAESIVPYMHKDMLIVLESTTYPGTTEELLKPILEKSGLKCGVDFHLAFSPERVDPGNLIYKTKNTPKVVGGITPECTDVAAAMYEAILEAPIHRVSSPAVAEMEKILENTYRNVNIGLVNELAILSNKMGINFWEVVDAAKSKPYGFQAFYPGPGLGGHCIPLDPYYLSWKAREYGFHTSMIESSMMVNDRMPEYCAERSSKILNRFKKAMNGSRILILGVAYKQDIDDYRESPAIRVIEKLEKEGAEVIYYDPFVSEYREHGVVKKGEPELTVELIESVDLVIVTTAHTNLNYDFVQKHAKAIFDTKNAMKQVKVRENIELL is encoded by the coding sequence ATGAACAATATCAAAAAGAAGTTAATGGACAAGACGGCAACACTAGGTGTTGTAGGATTAGGGTATGTAGGACTTCCTTTAGCGGTAGAAAAAGCTAAAGCTGGATTTAAGACTATAGGATTTGACGTTCAAGAATCTAAAGTAGAAATGGTCAATGCAGGAAAGAATTATATTGGTGATGTTGTTAATGAAGATCTAGAAGAAATTGTTAAGTCAGGATTATTATCTGCTACAACGGACTTTGCTCAAGTAGCATCAGCTGACTGCGTTTGTATTGCTGTGCCTACGCCGCTTGATGTATACCAGCAACCAGATATCAGCTATGTAAAAGCATCAGCTGAGAGTATTGTTCCATACATGCATAAAGATATGTTAATTGTTCTTGAATCGACTACATATCCTGGAACTACAGAAGAACTTTTGAAGCCTATCCTCGAAAAATCAGGGTTGAAATGTGGAGTGGACTTCCATCTTGCTTTTTCACCAGAAAGAGTAGATCCAGGTAATCTTATTTATAAAACAAAAAATACTCCTAAAGTAGTTGGAGGAATCACGCCCGAATGTACTGATGTAGCTGCAGCGATGTATGAAGCAATCCTCGAGGCACCTATTCATAGAGTATCATCGCCTGCTGTAGCTGAGATGGAAAAGATTCTAGAAAACACATATAGAAATGTAAATATTGGACTTGTTAATGAGTTGGCTATTCTTAGCAATAAAATGGGCATTAATTTCTGGGAAGTTGTAGATGCAGCTAAATCAAAACCTTATGGGTTTCAAGCATTCTATCCAGGTCCGGGTCTTGGCGGACACTGCATTCCGCTAGATCCTTACTACTTATCCTGGAAGGCAAGAGAATATGGATTCCATACATCAATGATTGAGTCTTCAATGATGGTGAATGATAGAATGCCAGAATACTGCGCTGAGAGATCAAGCAAGATTCTTAATAGATTTAAGAAAGCTATGAATGGTTCTAGAATCTTAATTCTTGGTGTTGCATATAAGCAAGACATTGATGATTATAGAGAGAGTCCTGCTATTCGAGTAATAGAAAAGCTTGAAAAAGAGGGGGCAGAAGTTATTTATTATGATCCTTTTGTCTCTGAATACCGTGAACATGGTGTAGTTAAGAAGGGTGAGCCTGAACTTACTGTAGAACTTATAGAAAGTGTGGATCTTGTTATTGTAACTACTGCTCACACAAATCTTAATTATGATTTTGTACAAAAACATGCTAAGGCAATCTTTGATACAAAGAATGCTATGAAGCAAGTAAAAGTACGAGAAAACATTGAATTACTTTAA
- a CDS encoding DegT/DnrJ/EryC1/StrS family aminotransferase yields the protein MEFRDLKAQYDKYKSEIDSAIQEVINNTNFIGGKEVNTLEHRLAEYVGVRHCITCANGTEAMTLLMMAWDIKEGDAVFVPDFTFFSTGEIVSFRGGTPIFVDVDRDTFNIDTTKLENAINKVLEEGKLTPKVIIPVDLFGLPADHIEIEKIAKKYNLRILEDAAQGFGGSINGKKACSFGDAATTSFFPAKPLGCYGDGGAIFTNDDELAELLNSLKVHGKGDNKYDNVRIGVNSRLDSIQAAVLNVKLTAFIQHELEDVNRLYRLYTEKLKGIVDTPVIPEGYVSSFAQYTIRLKNKEERDALQAKLKEEGIPSMIYYVKPMHKQGAFTENIYDDADFEVTNELCDTVLSLPMHPYLSQEDVASVVKVIIK from the coding sequence ATGGAATTTAGAGACTTAAAAGCTCAATATGATAAATATAAAAGTGAAATTGATTCAGCAATTCAAGAAGTTATAAATAATACTAATTTTATAGGTGGAAAAGAAGTAAACACATTAGAGCACAGATTGGCCGAATATGTAGGTGTAAGGCACTGTATCACATGTGCTAATGGAACTGAAGCCATGACTCTCCTTATGATGGCATGGGATATAAAAGAAGGGGACGCTGTTTTCGTTCCAGACTTTACATTCTTTTCAACAGGAGAGATTGTTTCATTTAGAGGGGGGACACCAATATTTGTAGATGTTGATAGAGATACTTTTAATATTGACACTACTAAACTTGAAAATGCTATTAATAAGGTATTGGAAGAAGGTAAGCTTACTCCAAAGGTTATTATCCCGGTAGACTTATTTGGTTTGCCTGCTGATCATATAGAAATAGAGAAAATAGCAAAGAAGTATAATTTAAGAATTCTAGAAGATGCTGCTCAAGGTTTTGGTGGAAGTATTAATGGAAAGAAAGCTTGTAGTTTTGGTGATGCAGCAACAACATCATTCTTTCCTGCAAAACCATTGGGATGCTATGGTGATGGTGGAGCTATTTTTACAAATGATGACGAGTTAGCAGAACTGCTAAATTCATTGAAGGTTCATGGTAAAGGGGACAATAAGTACGATAATGTTAGAATAGGAGTAAATTCTAGACTTGACTCCATACAGGCTGCAGTTCTTAATGTAAAGCTAACTGCCTTTATTCAACATGAACTTGAAGATGTAAATAGACTATATAGACTATACACTGAGAAGCTTAAAGGTATTGTAGATACACCAGTTATTCCAGAAGGATATGTATCAAGCTTTGCGCAGTATACTATTAGATTAAAGAATAAAGAAGAAAGAGATGCCTTACAAGCTAAGTTAAAAGAAGAAGGCATTCCAAGTATGATTTATTATGTTAAACCAATGCATAAACAAGGAGCATTTACCGAGAATATTTATGATGATGCTGACTTTGAAGTGACTAATGAACTTTGTGATACGGTATTATCGTTGCCGATGCATCCGTATTTGAGTCAAGAAGATGTGGCGTCTGTAGTCAAAGTAATCATAAAATAA
- a CDS encoding Gfo/Idh/MocA family oxidoreductase, whose translation MSLKYAIIGCGRISPNHIAAAIENNLDIVALCDVKESKMDTTIQNFNLPSETKKYLNYKEMLQNEKPELIAICTESGKHGQIAIDCIDAGANLIIEKPIALSLEEADLIIEKANEKNVKVSACHQNRFNKSVQKIREAVEADRFGRMMHGTAHIRWNRGEDYYTQAPWRGTWEQDGGALMNQCIHNIDLLRWMMGDEITEVVAMTDNLIHGFIDAEDLGMALVKFANGSYGIIEGTTNIYPKNLEETLYIFGEKGTVKAGGKSVNLIEEWQFADNLDDPEEVKEKYHENPPNVYGFGHNPLYEDVIDSIKNNRQPYVTAVHGRNALELVLATYKSAAEGKSVKLPLDKCSTLDFKGRFNR comes from the coding sequence TTGAGTTTAAAATATGCGATTATCGGATGTGGAAGAATTTCACCAAATCATATAGCAGCTGCAATTGAAAACAACTTGGACATTGTAGCTTTATGCGATGTTAAAGAATCGAAAATGGATACAACCATTCAGAATTTTAACCTACCGAGTGAAACAAAGAAATATCTTAACTATAAAGAAATGCTTCAAAATGAGAAACCTGAACTTATAGCAATTTGTACGGAAAGTGGTAAGCATGGGCAGATTGCTATAGATTGTATAGATGCTGGAGCAAATCTTATAATCGAAAAACCGATAGCACTTTCATTAGAAGAAGCAGATTTAATAATTGAGAAAGCCAATGAAAAAAACGTAAAGGTGAGTGCATGTCACCAAAATAGATTTAACAAATCTGTACAAAAGATTAGAGAAGCTGTTGAAGCTGATCGATTTGGTAGAATGATGCATGGCACAGCTCACATCAGATGGAACAGAGGAGAAGATTATTATACTCAAGCACCTTGGCGAGGAACTTGGGAACAAGATGGTGGCGCTCTAATGAATCAGTGTATCCATAATATTGATCTATTGAGATGGATGATGGGTGATGAAATTACTGAAGTTGTAGCTATGACAGATAATCTAATCCATGGATTCATTGATGCTGAAGATTTGGGCATGGCCTTAGTAAAGTTTGCAAACGGAAGTTATGGAATTATTGAGGGTACTACAAATATATATCCTAAGAATCTTGAAGAAACTTTATACATTTTTGGGGAAAAAGGAACGGTCAAAGCAGGTGGAAAGTCTGTAAACCTAATTGAGGAATGGCAGTTTGCAGATAATCTAGATGATCCAGAAGAAGTAAAAGAGAAATACCATGAGAACCCACCGAATGTATATGGTTTTGGCCACAATCCACTCTATGAAGATGTGATTGATTCAATTAAAAATAATAGACAGCCATATGTGACAGCAGTTCATGGAAGGAATGCACTTGAGCTAGTTCTTGCTACTTACAAGTCAGCAGCTGAGGGGAAGAGTGTCAAACTTCCACTCGATAAGTGCAGCACATTAGATTTCAAAGGAAGGTTCAATCGATGA
- the murJ gene encoding murein biosynthesis integral membrane protein MurJ — MKKTAFIIIIITILSKIIGFARDIILSYFYGAQAITDAYLISKTIPSVMFMLIGTAIVTGFIPIYTDIEKNNGVRKADQFTSRLINFIFMFCLMIFIIVAIFTPQIVKLFASGFSGEILRMTVNFTRINMITIFVMALIYIFKGYLQIKGNFVIPSFIGLPLNIVVIISIIISSLARDVIILPIGYVLAVFSQLFLLLLSVRKVGYKHSIKVNIFDNNLKKFLIIVAPTIIGVSVNEINVLVDRTLASRISIGGISALNYANQLNLFVQGVFVLSLATVMYPNISKLVSEKNLPKMKKSFGEIIIGVAIMVMPATVGSILFSEQIISLIYGRGAFDSNAISLTATSLMFYSIGMIGFGLREIVSRVFYALQDTKTPMMNAAIGMVLNIVLNLILSQFLGIGGLALATSIAAIFTTVLLFISLRKKVGPFGMKQISMSFLKILFASLIMGGLAKLSFNYLTASLSQNLSLLIAIGVGAVSYFVIIYFMKIEDVDVIVGAIKKKLGRGDV, encoded by the coding sequence ATGAAGAAGACTGCATTTATAATAATTATAATAACCATTTTATCGAAAATAATTGGATTCGCAAGAGATATTATTTTATCATATTTTTATGGGGCTCAAGCTATTACTGATGCATATTTGATATCAAAGACAATTCCAAGCGTCATGTTCATGCTAATTGGCACTGCAATTGTTACTGGTTTTATACCAATATATACCGATATTGAGAAAAATAATGGAGTACGGAAGGCGGACCAGTTTACTTCTAGATTAATTAATTTTATCTTCATGTTTTGCTTAATGATTTTTATTATTGTTGCTATCTTCACACCCCAAATCGTAAAATTATTTGCATCAGGTTTCAGTGGTGAAATATTAAGAATGACTGTCAATTTTACAAGAATTAATATGATTACAATTTTTGTAATGGCTTTAATATATATATTCAAGGGATATTTGCAGATAAAGGGGAATTTCGTAATCCCTTCCTTTATTGGACTTCCTCTTAATATTGTTGTTATAATTTCGATAATTATAAGTTCATTAGCAAGAGATGTTATAATATTACCTATTGGATATGTTTTGGCTGTTTTCTCTCAGCTTTTCTTATTGTTATTAAGTGTAAGGAAAGTAGGATATAAACATTCGATAAAAGTTAATATATTCGATAATAACCTGAAGAAATTTCTTATAATAGTTGCTCCGACAATTATTGGAGTATCTGTAAATGAAATTAATGTTTTAGTTGATAGAACTCTAGCATCAAGAATATCAATTGGAGGGATATCGGCGTTAAATTACGCTAATCAATTAAATCTATTTGTGCAAGGGGTTTTTGTTCTTTCATTAGCTACAGTTATGTATCCAAATATATCAAAATTAGTCTCAGAGAAAAACTTGCCAAAAATGAAGAAATCTTTTGGAGAGATTATTATAGGTGTTGCTATAATGGTTATGCCTGCAACAGTTGGATCAATCTTATTTTCGGAGCAGATCATTTCTTTAATTTATGGAAGAGGTGCTTTCGACTCAAATGCTATATCTCTAACGGCAACTTCATTAATGTTCTATTCAATTGGAATGATAGGATTTGGTTTAAGAGAAATTGTTTCAAGAGTTTTTTATGCTCTGCAAGACACTAAAACACCTATGATGAATGCAGCTATTGGCATGGTTCTTAATATTGTTTTGAATTTGATTCTATCACAATTTTTGGGGATAGGAGGATTGGCACTAGCAACTTCTATAGCCGCAATTTTTACTACGGTTCTTTTATTTATAAGCCTAAGAAAGAAAGTAGGCCCATTCGGCATGAAGCAAATCAGTATGTCATTCCTAAAAATCCTATTTGCCTCATTAATTATGGGCGGATTAGCAAAACTTAGCTTTAATTACTTAACAGCTTCTTTATCTCAAAACCTTTCACTCCTAATAGCGATTGGTGTCGGAGCGGTATCATATTTTGTGATTATCTACTTTATGAAAATTGAAGACGTTGATGTAATTGTCGGAGCGATTAAGAAGAAGCTTGGAAGAGGAGATGTATAG
- a CDS encoding glycosyltransferase family 4 protein, protein MKRKVCHITSVHSRYDIRIFEKECVSLVRAGYDVTLLVNDINENEIRKGVKIESINFTTKNRISRILLSEKIFLKRALNVDADIYHFHDPELLPLGYKLKKIGKFVIYDSHEDVPRQILAKNWIPLIIRKPISFLYEKYENSIVKHLGAVVTPTPLISSRFSKINKKTVEVSNFPLLEEFNIHENLSKKNVACYVGGITKNRGIFQIADAMKNKDIELILCGNFESEELKSEILNNYSNIRYLGVVDRKKIAEVISESLFGFVTLLPTPNHINSYPIKMFEYMAGGIPVVASDFPLWKSIVESNDCGICVDPNDTNEISTAIDTLMENEKKCNQMGNNGRKIVLEKYNWGIEKEKLYKIYSDLQ, encoded by the coding sequence ATGAAACGAAAAGTTTGTCATATTACAAGTGTTCATAGTAGGTATGATATTAGAATCTTTGAGAAAGAGTGTGTATCACTAGTCCGTGCTGGATATGATGTAACACTATTAGTAAATGACATAAACGAAAATGAAATTAGGAAAGGTGTTAAAATTGAGTCAATAAATTTTACCACTAAAAATAGAATATCTAGAATTTTGTTGTCAGAGAAAATTTTTTTGAAAAGAGCACTAAATGTTGATGCTGACATATATCATTTTCATGATCCAGAGTTATTACCGTTGGGTTATAAGTTGAAAAAAATTGGTAAATTTGTAATTTATGATTCTCATGAAGATGTACCAAGACAGATTTTGGCTAAGAATTGGATCCCACTAATTATTAGAAAGCCTATTTCATTCTTATATGAAAAGTATGAGAATTCTATTGTGAAGCATTTAGGGGCAGTTGTTACTCCTACACCGCTTATAAGCTCAAGATTCTCAAAAATCAATAAAAAGACAGTTGAGGTTTCGAACTTTCCACTGCTTGAAGAATTTAACATTCATGAAAACTTATCTAAGAAAAACGTTGCTTGTTATGTTGGTGGAATTACTAAGAATCGTGGGATTTTTCAAATAGCAGATGCTATGAAAAATAAGGATATTGAATTAATTCTATGTGGAAATTTTGAGTCAGAAGAATTAAAAAGTGAAATTTTAAATAACTACTCAAATATCAGGTATTTAGGAGTTGTTGATCGAAAAAAAATAGCAGAAGTGATAAGCGAATCTTTATTCGGATTTGTCACCCTATTACCTACACCTAACCACATAAATTCTTATCCAATAAAAATGTTCGAGTATATGGCGGGCGGAATACCTGTAGTTGCATCAGATTTTCCACTATGGAAAAGTATTGTAGAATCTAATGATTGTGGAATCTGTGTAGATCCTAATGATACTAATGAAATATCTACAGCAATAGACACATTGATGGAGAATGAAAAAAAGTGCAATCAAATGGGAAATAACGGCAGAAAAATTGTTCTGGAAAAATACAACTGGGGTATTGAGAAAGAGAAATTATATAAAATCTATTCAGATTTACAGTAG
- a CDS encoding sugar transferase, whose translation MYRNFFKRIFDLVLAIIALPFWVIILVIVGPMIYFQDKGSIFYNASRLGKDGKIFKMYKFRSMKMNAPDLRNEDGSTFNAEDDPRLTKIGNFIRKTSLDETPQLLNIIKGDMSIIGPRPDLPEHMELYEGNEARKLEIRPGVTGYNQAYFRNTIPWKERIKNDIYYIDHLSMWMDIKVFFKTAVSVLKREDVFVEQKSENKNGEKANV comes from the coding sequence GTGTATCGTAATTTTTTTAAGAGAATATTCGATTTAGTATTAGCAATCATAGCACTTCCATTTTGGGTGATCATTTTAGTTATTGTTGGTCCAATGATCTATTTTCAAGACAAAGGATCAATTTTCTATAACGCTTCTCGCTTAGGTAAGGATGGAAAGATATTTAAAATGTATAAGTTCAGGTCAATGAAAATGAACGCACCTGACTTGCGTAATGAAGATGGCTCTACATTTAATGCAGAGGACGATCCAAGGCTTACAAAAATAGGTAATTTTATCAGAAAGACAAGCCTTGATGAAACACCGCAGCTCCTTAATATCATCAAAGGTGATATGAGTATTATAGGCCCTAGACCAGATCTTCCAGAGCATATGGAGCTATACGAAGGAAATGAAGCTAGAAAGCTTGAGATAAGACCAGGAGTTACCGGTTATAATCAAGCCTATTTTAGAAACACAATCCCCTGGAAAGAAAGAATTAAGAATGATATTTATTACATTGATCATTTATCGATGTGGATGGATATCAAGGTGTTCTTTAAGACTGCAGTGTCGGTTCTAAAAAGGGAAGATGTGTTTGTAGAACAGAAATCAGAAAACAAGAATGGTGAGAAAGCTAATGTCTAG
- a CDS encoding glycosyltransferase family 4 protein, whose translation MNIWIINHYAMPPEYEMRLRTIMMAKYLQEFGHNVKIFCASTIHNTEINLIDKNGPLFIEKNYNGLEYVHIKTSEYTGNGFSRVKNMIEFPLKLIKVSKKMNKNPDIIVCDLGALLAPIPYFISKKKKARFIFEVRDLWPESIIEYKKLSRKNILVKMMYVIEKWMYKKSDKIVFTMEGGRDYIIDKGWDKVVDLSKVHHINNGVDLDSFNENKARFILNDDLNNDDTFKVIYAGSIRLANNVKKIVEAAKIIQEKGFHRIQFLIYGEGSDRVPLMNFCKENNISNIKFKGQVEKRLIPNILSKSDVNILHFEQNSLKKYGASLNKMFEYFASGKPTLSDCEFGYDIINRYKAGVSKDITQSEQLAEEILKFYEMDEQQYGEFCSNALKAANDYDYKRLVNAFNNKIINM comes from the coding sequence ATGAATATATGGATTATAAACCACTATGCTATGCCACCTGAATATGAGATGAGATTACGTACAATAATGATGGCTAAATATCTCCAAGAGTTTGGGCATAATGTAAAAATATTTTGTGCGAGTACTATCCATAATACAGAGATTAACTTAATAGATAAAAATGGGCCTTTATTTATTGAGAAAAATTATAATGGGCTTGAGTATGTTCACATTAAGACGAGTGAATATACAGGAAATGGGTTTTCGAGAGTTAAGAATATGATTGAATTTCCATTAAAGTTAATAAAAGTGTCAAAAAAAATGAATAAAAATCCAGATATTATTGTATGTGATTTAGGAGCATTGTTAGCGCCAATACCATATTTCATATCTAAAAAGAAAAAAGCTAGATTCATTTTTGAAGTGAGAGATTTGTGGCCTGAGTCGATAATTGAGTATAAAAAATTATCTCGAAAGAACATTCTTGTTAAGATGATGTATGTTATCGAAAAATGGATGTACAAGAAATCAGATAAGATCGTATTCACAATGGAAGGTGGACGAGACTATATAATCGATAAGGGTTGGGATAAAGTCGTTGATTTATCCAAAGTTCATCATATCAATAATGGAGTAGATTTGGATTCGTTCAATGAAAATAAAGCTCGATTTATTTTGAATGATGATCTAAACAATGACGATACTTTTAAGGTGATTTATGCAGGTTCAATACGTCTTGCAAATAATGTAAAGAAGATAGTAGAAGCAGCAAAAATTATTCAAGAAAAAGGATTCCATAGAATTCAATTCTTAATTTATGGCGAAGGTAGCGACAGAGTACCCCTAATGAATTTTTGTAAGGAAAATAATATATCAAATATAAAGTTTAAGGGACAAGTTGAAAAACGACTTATACCTAATATTTTAAGTAAATCAGATGTTAATATTCTTCACTTCGAACAAAATTCTTTGAAAAAATATGGTGCTAGTCTCAATAAGATGTTTGAGTATTTTGCAAGTGGAAAACCTACTTTATCTGACTGTGAGTTTGGATATGACATAATTAATAGGTATAAAGCTGGTGTTTCTAAAGATATTACTCAATCAGAACAACTTGCAGAAGAAATTCTTAAATTTTACGAGATGGATGAACAACAATATGGTGAGTTTTGCAGCAATGCATTAAAAGCTGCTAATGACTATGATTATAAGAGATTAGTTAATGCGTTTAACAATAAGATTATAAATATGTAA
- a CDS encoding DapH/DapD/GlmU-related protein produces MSYFVHASSYIDDNVSIGEGTKIWHFCHVHKGVQIGKKCSLGQNVNVSNNVKIGNGVKIQNNVSVYEGVELEDYVFCGPSMVFTNDLTPRSKYPKGPAGYKKTLVKYGASIGANATIVCGNTIGEWAMIASGAVVTKDVPAYALMAGVPAKQIGWVCECGVPLKDNLKCSECEREYTIENNEMKEK; encoded by the coding sequence ATGAGCTACTTCGTCCATGCAAGCAGTTATATAGATGATAATGTATCCATAGGTGAGGGTACAAAAATTTGGCATTTCTGCCATGTCCACAAAGGTGTTCAGATTGGTAAAAAGTGTTCTTTGGGTCAGAACGTAAATGTATCTAATAACGTGAAAATTGGTAATGGCGTTAAGATCCAAAACAATGTATCCGTTTATGAAGGTGTTGAACTTGAAGATTATGTCTTTTGTGGTCCTTCTATGGTTTTTACTAATGATCTAACACCAAGAAGCAAATATCCAAAAGGCCCTGCCGGTTATAAGAAAACTTTAGTTAAGTACGGAGCCTCTATAGGTGCGAATGCAACGATTGTATGCGGGAACACCATCGGTGAATGGGCGATGATTGCTTCAGGAGCAGTTGTGACAAAAGATGTTCCAGCCTATGCACTAATGGCAGGTGTTCCGGCAAAACAAATAGGATGGGTCTGTGAATGCGGAGTACCTCTAAAAGACAATTTGAAGTGTAGCGAATGTGAAAGAGAATACACAATAGAAAATAACGAAATGAAAGAAAAGTAA